A window of Ignavibacterium sp. contains these coding sequences:
- the surE gene encoding 5'/3'-nucleotidase SurE, whose translation MKILVSNDDGIDSAGIQALVKSLREIADVTVVAPHQEQSAVGHAITMQTPLRVFEYHKDGKFFGYAIDGTPADCVKIGIRNLMTEPPDLMVSGINHGSNTAINIIYSGTVSAAREAAIMDVPSIAISVTSHSVMDFTFAAKVAKMLALEVHKRGLPKGTMLNVNVPNLPEEKVAGIIVTKQGKSKWDDVYEKRVDPYGRNYYWLTGNLVEVDHSLEYDQAAIRNNYVSVTPIHFDLTDYKTFEEMKQWKIENLLNAKAHRDISN comes from the coding sequence TTGAAAATACTAGTATCAAACGATGACGGAATTGACTCAGCCGGAATACAGGCACTTGTAAAGTCGTTACGGGAAATTGCTGATGTTACTGTAGTTGCTCCTCATCAGGAACAAAGTGCAGTTGGACACGCAATCACAATGCAAACTCCGTTGAGAGTTTTTGAATATCATAAAGACGGAAAATTTTTTGGTTATGCTATTGATGGAACTCCTGCCGATTGTGTTAAAATCGGAATAAGAAATTTGATGACCGAACCGCCCGACTTAATGGTATCCGGAATAAATCATGGTTCAAATACTGCAATCAATATTATTTACTCGGGAACTGTTTCCGCAGCAAGAGAAGCAGCAATAATGGATGTGCCTTCAATTGCAATTTCAGTTACAAGTCATTCTGTTATGGATTTTACTTTTGCTGCAAAGGTTGCCAAAATGCTTGCACTTGAAGTTCATAAAAGAGGATTGCCAAAAGGCACAATGCTTAATGTAAATGTTCCCAACCTGCCTGAAGAAAAAGTTGCAGGAATTATTGTGACAAAGCAAGGAAAGTCGAAGTGGGATGATGTTTATGAGAAAAGAGTTGATCCTTATGGAAGAAATTATTATTGGCTTACAGGCAATCTTGTTGAAGTTGATCATTCGCTAGAATACGATCAGGCAGCGATAAGAAATAATTATGTTTCCGTAACTCCAATTCATTTCGATCTCACTGATTACAAAACTTTCGAAGAAATGAAACAATGGAAAATTGAAAATCTTCTGAATGCCAAAGCTCATCGAGATATTTCAAATTGA
- a CDS encoding deoxynucleoside kinase has protein sequence MDNNSELRYIAVEGVIGAGKTALAKKLKARLDARIVLEQFETNPFLEKFYNDRRRYAFQTQMFFLINRFKQQEELIQEDLFSNYIVSDYIFEKDRIFAYLNLTGDELKLYESLYPLLARTLRKPDLVVFLQSSIDRLMFNIKKRGRAVEKNLTRSYIEELSEAYNHFFFRYNATPLLIVNSTEIDFVNNENDFEELFRQIFREDRGLIEYFNPETRRVL, from the coding sequence TTGGATAACAACTCTGAACTTCGGTACATTGCTGTTGAAGGTGTAATTGGAGCCGGTAAAACTGCTCTTGCAAAAAAACTAAAAGCACGACTTGATGCAAGAATAGTTCTTGAACAGTTTGAAACAAATCCTTTTCTCGAAAAATTTTATAATGACAGAAGAAGATATGCTTTTCAGACTCAGATGTTTTTTCTCATAAACCGATTTAAGCAACAGGAAGAACTTATACAGGAGGATTTATTCTCAAACTACATTGTTTCAGATTATATTTTTGAAAAAGACAGAATATTTGCTTATCTCAATCTAACAGGTGATGAATTAAAATTATACGAATCACTTTATCCTTTGCTTGCCCGCACTCTTCGTAAACCGGATTTGGTTGTGTTTCTTCAATCAAGTATTGATCGTTTGATGTTCAATATTAAAAAGCGCGGCAGAGCAGTTGAAAAAAATCTGACAAGAAGTTACATAGAAGAATTGAGTGAAGCTTACAATCATTTTTTCTTCCGTTATAATGCGACACCTCTTTTGATTGTCAACTCAACTGAAATTGATTTTGTCAATAATGAAAATGATTTTGAAGAATTATTCCGGCAGATTTTTAGAGAAGACAGAGGATTGATTGAATACTTTAATCCTGAAACACGGAGAGTTTTATAA
- the folK gene encoding 2-amino-4-hydroxy-6-hydroxymethyldihydropteridine diphosphokinase yields the protein MSHEQHTAFIGIGSNVGNRIDNIRKAVNLINATEGIELIAVSSLYESLPFGNHNQQNFYNAAIKIQTVLTPYKLFELLKKFELMLGRIHRAHWGPREIDLDILLFDDLILSDDVLTLPHKGMHLRDFVLLPLAEIDDKIIHPVYKMTVKQFLNQIKDRTIISKIDEKILKEEKEIG from the coding sequence ATGTCTCACGAACAACATACAGCTTTTATTGGTATTGGTTCCAATGTAGGAAACAGAATTGATAACATCAGGAAAGCTGTAAATCTGATTAACGCGACAGAAGGAATTGAGTTAATTGCGGTTTCATCTTTATATGAATCTTTACCATTCGGGAATCACAATCAGCAAAATTTTTATAATGCAGCGATTAAAATTCAAACTGTCTTAACTCCATATAAACTTTTTGAATTGCTGAAAAAGTTTGAATTGATGCTTGGAAGAATTCACAGAGCACATTGGGGACCTCGTGAGATTGATCTCGATATTCTTTTATTTGACGATTTAATTTTATCTGATGATGTTTTAACTTTGCCACATAAGGGAATGCATTTAAGAGATTTTGTTTTATTACCATTAGCTGAAATTGATGATAAAATTATTCATCCTGTTTACAAAATGACTGTTAAACAGTTTTTGAATCAGATTAAAGACAGAACAATTATTTCAAAGATTGATGAAAAAATTTTAAAAGAGGAGAAAGAGATTGGATAA
- a CDS encoding EamA family transporter, with product MNRETFKIIFTYLLLCFIWGSTWLAIRISLESFTPFLSGGLRFIIASIAIFIVMRLRGITLQKDKLSVKLYLQMGFLSFVIPFGLVYWAEQFVPSGLASVLFGVYPFFVAIFSYFMIPNEKIGIGKTIGMILGFAGIVVIFSDSFSFTISDYLLGMFAVMLSGIMQAYIAVTLKKYGKHLNPLSMNFIPMLIAGIAGTLIGLLAEDMSRVSLHEAGIFAVLYLALFGSVVTFTAFYWLMKRINVVILSLIAFITPIVALILGWIFYNEVLTTQHLIGSSMVLIGLLIANLYGIAFQKAKEIKI from the coding sequence ATGAACAGAGAAACCTTTAAAATAATTTTTACTTATTTATTGCTTTGTTTTATCTGGGGCTCAACCTGGCTTGCAATAAGAATCAGTCTTGAGTCGTTTACTCCGTTTCTTTCAGGTGGATTAAGATTCATAATCGCTTCAATTGCAATTTTTATTGTAATGAGACTAAGAGGAATCACTCTTCAAAAAGATAAGTTGTCGGTAAAACTTTATCTTCAAATGGGATTTTTATCATTTGTAATTCCATTTGGCTTAGTTTATTGGGCTGAGCAGTTTGTGCCTTCAGGACTTGCTTCAGTACTATTTGGAGTTTATCCTTTCTTCGTTGCAATCTTTTCTTATTTTATGATTCCAAATGAAAAAATCGGAATCGGAAAAACTATCGGAATGATTTTAGGATTTGCAGGAATAGTAGTCATTTTTTCTGATTCATTTTCTTTTACAATTTCTGATTATCTGCTCGGAATGTTCGCAGTTATGTTAAGTGGAATAATGCAGGCATACATTGCAGTGACACTTAAAAAATATGGTAAACATCTCAATCCGCTTTCAATGAATTTTATTCCAATGTTGATTGCAGGAATTGCAGGAACATTGATTGGTTTGCTCGCTGAAGATATGTCAAGAGTTTCTTTACACGAAGCAGGAATTTTTGCAGTTCTTTATCTTGCTTTGTTTGGAAGTGTGGTTACCTTCACCGCATTCTATTGGCTAATGAAACGGATTAATGTTGTTATACTTTCATTGATTGCTTTCATAACTCCGATAGTTGCATTAATTCTTGGTTGGATATTTTATAATGAAGTTCTTACAACTCAGCACCTGATTGGTTCGTCCATGGTTCTCATCGGACTTTTAATAGCAAACCTTTATGGAATTGCTTTTCAGAAGGCAAAAGAAATAAAAATTTAG
- the pgeF gene encoding peptidoglycan editing factor PgeF, translating to MFVIKPYIFNRFPEIVCGFSTKIGLDRKSPYFFNLSLSVGDDEELVRENREAFFNYFGLTSGNIAFQRQIHSDIITIVNSPGVCGESDAMITDKTNLGLVISAADCTSVYIYDFKLKVIAAIHSGWRGTKEKIVDKTLQILLNDFNCKPENLFVYIGPSISQVNYEVGKEVAEQFDGKYLKLINNKFYLDVAGANYDMLIKRGIPSSNIQKSDLCTFEYNELLHSYRRDGVKSGRSLGLIAIKK from the coding sequence TTGTTCGTAATAAAACCATATATCTTCAACAGATTTCCGGAAATAGTTTGCGGCTTTAGCACCAAAATTGGGTTAGACAGAAAATCACCATACTTTTTCAATTTATCTCTTTCTGTCGGAGATGATGAAGAACTAGTCCGTGAAAACAGAGAAGCATTCTTTAATTATTTTGGATTAACTTCCGGTAATATTGCATTTCAAAGACAAATTCATTCTGATATTATCACAATAGTCAATTCTCCTGGTGTTTGTGGTGAAAGCGATGCAATGATAACTGATAAGACTAATCTTGGTTTGGTAATCTCCGCAGCAGATTGTACTTCTGTTTACATTTATGATTTCAAGCTAAAAGTAATTGCTGCCATTCATTCAGGTTGGCGTGGTACTAAAGAAAAAATTGTTGATAAAACATTACAAATACTTTTAAACGATTTTAACTGTAAACCTGAAAATTTATTTGTCTACATCGGTCCGTCAATATCACAAGTTAATTATGAAGTAGGTAAAGAAGTTGCCGAACAATTTGACGGAAAATATTTGAAATTAATTAATAACAAATTTTACCTTGATGTTGCTGGTGCAAATTATGATATGTTGATAAAAAGAGGAATACCATCATCAAACATTCAGAAATCTGATTTATGTACTTTTGAATATAATGAGCTTCTTCATTCATACAGACGCGATGGAGTTAAATCCGGCAGGTCACTTGGATTGATTGCAATTAAGAAATGA
- the folB gene encoding dihydroneopterin aldolase, with protein MENIIRIKKATFYGYHGVRSEEQSVGGKFEADVDIYTDFSKAARKDSLTDTIDYHKVYKFLYRMALEQKYYLIEALAMRIADELLINFQTINKVAVRIRKNNPPLGGVVDCVEVEVIKERKDL; from the coding sequence ATGGAAAACATTATACGGATTAAAAAAGCTACATTCTATGGTTATCACGGAGTTCGGAGTGAAGAACAAAGTGTCGGTGGTAAATTTGAAGCAGATGTTGATATCTATACGGATTTTTCAAAAGCTGCCCGCAAAGATTCGCTGACTGACACAATAGATTATCATAAAGTTTATAAGTTTTTATATCGAATGGCTCTCGAACAAAAATATTATCTGATTGAAGCACTTGCAATGAGAATTGCCGATGAACTACTGATTAACTTTCAGACGATTAACAAGGTTGCTGTAAGAATTCGTAAAAACAATCCTCCGCTTGGAGGCGTTGTTGACTGTGTTGAAGTAGAAGTTATAAAAGAAAGAAAAGATTTATAA
- a CDS encoding glycosyltransferase family 9 protein, translating into MAKKNFLSNLLLTFLKKLFEVPESHSNDLGEIKEILIVRQHNQLGDLLAGISLLRAIKEKYPDSSITIILSKENYKGLLKNRFIKELFVFDKSKLFNPNYFIKLIKLLRKEYDVVFVPVTVSISFTSNLLARISKSKIRVGPKSLDGKLNDSQFFFDRRINIDWRKHPDSHVAERILDLVRPFGIDTNDFSSEINFDDDDISVAKKFLSEIKKDNSSFIIGLHVGAGKPQNRWSLQKYVELIELLNQNFNCTFFLTGSDADNEELNYVKSKSKIHLPVFKNMEISQVAALISQADLFITNDTGTMHIAGSTKTPQISLFGPTNPYNWAPIGVNKHFIRKSELIDDITVQDVYELASQIIKSRAKDEN; encoded by the coding sequence ATGGCAAAGAAGAATTTTTTATCTAACCTGTTACTCACATTTCTAAAAAAACTTTTCGAAGTTCCTGAAAGTCATTCAAACGATCTCGGAGAAATAAAGGAAATATTAATTGTAAGACAGCATAATCAACTTGGAGATTTACTTGCTGGTATATCTTTACTTCGGGCTATCAAAGAAAAGTATCCTGATTCTTCAATCACAATAATTCTCAGTAAAGAAAATTATAAAGGACTATTAAAGAACCGGTTCATAAAAGAGCTTTTCGTATTTGATAAATCAAAACTTTTCAATCCGAATTATTTCATAAAATTAATAAAGCTCTTACGCAAAGAATATGATGTTGTCTTTGTTCCGGTTACTGTTTCGATTTCTTTTACAAGTAACCTTCTGGCAAGAATTTCCAAATCGAAAATTAGAGTTGGGCCAAAATCTCTTGATGGAAAATTGAATGATAGTCAGTTCTTTTTTGACAGAAGAATTAACATTGACTGGAGAAAACACCCCGATTCACATGTTGCAGAAAGAATTCTTGATCTAGTAAGACCATTTGGAATAGATACAAATGACTTCAGTTCAGAAATTAATTTCGATGATGATGACATCTCTGTTGCAAAAAAATTTCTGAGTGAAATTAAAAAAGACAATTCATCATTTATTATTGGACTTCATGTTGGTGCTGGTAAACCGCAGAACAGATGGTCATTGCAGAAATATGTAGAACTGATTGAACTTCTGAATCAGAACTTTAATTGCACTTTCTTTCTTACAGGAAGTGACGCTGATAATGAAGAATTGAATTATGTCAAATCAAAATCAAAAATTCATCTGCCTGTATTCAAAAACATGGAAATATCTCAGGTTGCTGCATTGATTTCTCAGGCAGATTTATTCATCACAAACGATACAGGAACTATGCACATTGCAGGTTCGACTAAAACTCCGCAGATTTCTTTGTTCGGTCCGACAAATCCATATAACTGGGCACCGATTGGTGTTAATAAACATTTTATTCGTAAATCAGAACTAATTGATGATATAACAGTTCAGGATGTTTATGAGCTTGCAAGCCAAATTATTAAAAGCAGAGCAAAAGATGAAAACTAA